The Flavobacteriales bacterium genomic sequence TATTTGGCCCAAAGGTTCTTTTCGCGGCAACGCACTGCCAAATTGGTCAGTTCTTCGCTGTATTTCTGCTCAAATTGTTTCAGTGTCAAGGTCTTCTTCCCTGTTTCCAGCTCAGTAGCTCCCGCTTTCCAGTAGATATATTCGAACATCTGACGGATGCCTTCCTCATCTGCTTTCAGGTTCTCGAATTTGTGTCGATGATCGATGTGTACCAGATTATTCATGGATGTTGAACAGATCTCAATCTTGCGGTACTGTGCGCTTTGGAACCCACTTGCTGGCAAAAGCGCCATTCTGAATCGTAGGAATTGCTCCTTGTCCATTCCATATTCCATAACACCATAACTCGTGGTCAGCGCCCGGAAATATTCGTTGATCCTTCGAACCCGATCCTTGAAAAATCCTGGCTCCAATTGTTCTTTCCAGCCTTTGTCCTCGCCATTCGGAAGTACGTTTCTACCATTGTTGGCAATCTGCTCATATTCGTGCAATGCCAACCTGAAATAAAGTTCGGTTATCTGATGATAGATGATGAAAATGA encodes the following:
- a CDS encoding tryptophan 2,3-dioxygenase; protein product: MNNELLQEQLKKLQDKYENMGQDMNAYLDGLLLSNYLPYWEYTGLDTLMTLQKPRTDFPDELIFIIYHQITELYFRLALHEYEQIANNGRNVLPNGEDKGWKEQLEPGFFKDRVRRINEYFRALTTSYGVMEYGMDKEQFLRFRMALLPASGFQSAQYRKIEICSTSMNNLVHIDHRHKFENLKADEEGIRQMFEYIYWKAGATELETGKKTLTLKQFEQKYSEELTNLAVRCREKNLWAKYLTLSEEERNDQELIAQMKMLDANVNINWPLQHYKTAARYLLKDEDGVPATGGTNWQKYLPPRFMKRIFFPELWSEDEKENWGKSWVEDLVQKN